In the genome of Dromiciops gliroides isolate mDroGli1 chromosome 1, mDroGli1.pri, whole genome shotgun sequence, the window cagtggatagagcactggccctgattcaggaggacctgagttcaaatccagcttcagacacttgacactagctgtgtgaccctgggcaagtcacttaaaacccaattgccttaaccacaaaacaaaaaaacccaaaaagaacaacaacaacaaaagagttaCCTGGGATGCTGGGAATGGGCATTGAGGGCAAGTCTTAGGCTAAGGGATCCATTGCAAATTTTGCCCTCCCAGGAGATAAATCCTGGCCCATTGTAGTCCAGTTGAGATGCCCTTGCAGACTCACTCCACAATTCATCACTGTTTTCATTAGGAAGTCATGAGGAATGTGCTTTTTAGAAAGGCTGTTAATTTGTGAAAGgactactctgatcaaaacaatgattcatgacaattctgaaggatccatgatgaaagaTACTGTCTTcttccagagagaactgattgaCCGAGTGCAGAGTGAAGTCTAatcttctcactttattttcttctcgcctgtgtgtgtgtgtgtgtgtgtgtgtgtgtgtgtgtgtgtgagaaatggctaatttggtaatgttttacgcGGTTTCACATGTACAATGGatagattgcttgccttctcaatggaaggagggggctggagggaatttggaattctagcttttttaaaaaagaatgttaaaaggaAGTAaacaaatgttcttttaaaacagATATACTGTTAATTAGGCCAGCGCCTCAGCTGGCAGGGAGAAAGCCCATTCCAAGGTCTGACGCCTAACCTGCTGTCCCTTCATTCCAGAGGACCTTCGACTAATATCCATAGGGGCAGGTGCCGATGAAGTCATGCTTTCTATCATATCAAGTGCATGGCCATACTTCCTAGAACCCAAGCAGTGAAATGATTCAAATGGAAACTCCCCACGAAGCTGGAGCACAGGCTGCCCCAGGCACTACACTGACCCTTCTGAGCAAAACTTTGACTGTTTCCAGGGCAAAATGCCAAATAgtacccctcccttccccacctgcTGGTATACTGACAATAAAATACGTGACTGAAGCCCGACATCTGTGGAATATTTATTGAAATTGCCCTTCCCATGGCTTATCTGGGGAAGATTCTTGGAGAGTGAAAATGTCCTCGGTGCCATGAAAAACATCTGAGACAATGCTAGAAAGCTTGAGGTAGGCGATGTCTTGGATCCTCACCTTGTAAAGTCCCTTGTAAAGGCAGCAAAACACCAACACAGGCCAGCAAGGGCTCATCTCTGTTCTCACCTCAGGTGGGCTTAGGCAGTTGGGACTTCCAAAGGGTCAGGCAAAGTTCCTCCTCCTCCGGCGCAGTGAAATGAAAGCCAGGGTGCTGGTACCTGCAGCATCAGGGTTTCAGGAGAAGGCTCTCTAGTCAGTGGGTTTGGGGCTGGCCCCTCCAAGAGAGGGGTAATCTGGTCCTGGAGATGTCTTTTAGGGAGGACACTGAGAAGGTGGAGAGCGCGCAATGAAGCCAACTCAGGATATGCATGCAGAAGGCACAAAATGCATAGTATGGCGAGAGGGCCCTGGCAGCTTGGGGGGCAAGAAAGGGTTCATGCCTTGAACCAAACAGGGTTTCTGAGtagtggagatgaagaggaatgGCATGACATCACCATCATGGGTTGAACATCATGGCGATCGGCCAATTCAAAGGCATGTAAGATGCCTGGAGGGGCAAGTAGGGGTTGGCGCTAACAGGGAAATCACTGTAGGCTCAGTGGGGGATGGAGAACGGAGGCAGGAAGGCCGGCCAGTCCGTGAGCACCCCAGAGGCCTGCATGCCTCCAGTCCAGGCCTGAGCTTTCTACGAGGCTGGTGTGCCACTGTGAGACATTTCCCCTTGGTTGTTATATAACCTCCAAAACGagcaaaattcaattcaatccgtCAGAGCCGTACCGCCTTCTGGCTGGCCCATGTCTGTCTGTGGTCCAGTCCTTGATCTCCTGATGATTCCTTCCTAAGTgtgctccctcccctcctcccaccacccTCATTCAGGCCTCACCACAAGGGAAAAGGTGAACGCCAGCATGGGGTCTGGCAGGGAGAATGGGGGAGGGCCAtcaacaaagaaaaccaaaggtcCTCGAGGGGGTGGGGAGTTCCATAGAGTGAGTGACACAGTGTCCACTAAGGCCACAATAACTGCAAAGGGGGAGGGAGGTCATTAGAGATCTCACTGAAGCACAAAGCCCTCCACCAATggcagggaaggggaaaagaataagtatttattaaacacctacgaGGTGCCACACCCCGTGCCAAGTATGTTACAATCATCCCACTGGATCCTCTCAACAATGCTGGGAAGTAGGGGCTTTGATccctacagatggggaaactgaggcaggcagagtgaagcgccttgcccagggtcacacagttagtcaatatctgaggtcagatttgaatcccGGTCTGCCTGATCCCAGGGCCCAGTTCTCTCCCCACCATGCCACCCAGTTGAGATGAAAGCAGGACTTGGCAGTAGGAGATCTGGGCTTTGGTTCTAAGTTCCACGCGGAACCATCTTGCTAAGCCTTGGTTTCCCTAACAGAAATGGGAGAACAGCTGCACTCCCCACCTCTGAATGCGGCAGTAGTGCCAGCTTCCTGAGGCCAACGCTTAGGCTACACTGACGTCAATTTTATTAACAGGGGAAAACAGAAAGACTTTCCTGACATACTCTATGCTGAGGCTCAGGGGGGATGGTTGGGAAAATACAAAAATGCAGGGCCAGTGATCACATGACCTTTGTGACAACAAGCCCGAGCCCTCTCCTGACACCGCAGCTTCTTGGGCTACATCCAGCAAGTCACCAGGGCTGGCAGGTCCAGCCATATGGAAAGGTCTCGTCCAGAGGCCAGGGGATGGCTGCCTGGCAGCCTGCCACCTGAGAACCCTGGCTGAGCTGAGGCCAGAGAGGTTCATCCTCGGGCTGGCTGCAGCAGGAAGCTCTCAGAGGGGCTGCCgtctgggcggggggggggggggggggggcaccctGACTATGCAACAGGACTCTGACTTGGTGGGCTTGGTGACATCATGCGGAGGCATGTCTCGACCCGCAGAAGGGTGCTGTTAGGCCTTTATTTCTAACCCAGTTACAGAAGAATGAAATTACAGGTATTTTCATTCCAGAACAATTGGACACCAGGCATCAACAAGCTCTCACTGCTTTTAAAGCAAATGTATGTTAAGATTCTCTAACGAAGACAACTGCTGGAGGTCGGTGGGTCACACTCTCCTGGGGCTCTCTCTTCTGCCGTCCTCAACTCCACAAGGGACAGCGATGATCGGGGGGGCCTGAGGGGCAGCCCAGAGCTGCCGGGGTCCAAGGAATCCTCTTGCCCCACGATGCGGCCACAAAAGGCAGGAGGGAGTGTCCTCGTCATGGTTGTTCCTCTGTCTGGGGGTTCTACTAAAAATATTCCTCAGTACCAACATATcttatgaaaggaaggaaggaaatcttcGAGAGAAGCggaaggaagaaggaacaaatgcagtgggtgggaaggggaaaggagataagaggaaagaaggtaaggagaaggaggagggaagggggagaagggggggctGAGAGGAGCAGTCGGAGAATCCATTAAGTGAAGGTCTGCCCTACCCTAGAGGCACCATAGGGGACATCACTCTTCCCAAAGCCCAGGCATGGCTCTCAGAGCTGGGACTCTTGGACCGGAGCCAGGGCAGAGTCCCAGGGCGATAGGGGCACAAATCAAGCCCGGCCCCCACAAGAAGGGGAGGTTGGCCCTGGGCCCCCAGAGAGGGAGAGGTGGCTGCCCGACTGCACAAACACGTGAGCTTGGAGCCGCTGGCATCACCTCAGGTTTAATGATCCATAAATGacaagagaagacaaagaaggagaaaagcaTCATGTAGAGCAGGGAGTTTGGCCTGGCTCCCTCGGGACAGCACCTTCAGCCTCCCCATTGTTTTGCTCAGAAAGCCGGTCGTCGAATCGAATTCTGAGTCCTGTGAGAGGGAGGCAGCCACGGTCAGGGGCCTGTGAAGTCCAGGCCGTGGCCCCCGGCCCCCCACGTGCCTGATGTGGTCTGAGGGGAGCAATGACCAAAGCCCTCACCCAGGATAGGGAGTCCCCATTGGGTCCTCGAGCCAGACTCTGAAGAGGACCTCTCTTTCCTGGGGGGGAGGCCCTCCTCTCCCCCAAGATGCTCCCACACCCCCAGCTTGGCTCAGGAGACCTGTCCTGGGTGTTGCCTACCCCCCCCGCCCCGGCAAACACAGAAATTTGTAAGCTGGGAGCCCCTGGAGAGGGGGAACTGAGTGGGGGGTGGATTACTCAATGTTTGTTTGGGCACTGAACGTCTTGCCCAGGGCCAACGCCATGGCCAAGAGCTGACAGGGACCCCTTCCCCACCAAGAGACACTGAAGAGAAGGGAGGCATCAGGGTGCACTTTCCCAGGGGGTTGCGAGACCAATTGAGCAGACCCAGAGAACCGCCGCTAGGCCCTGAAATCACCTCCCTCCGCTGGCAGATGTGGCCAGGGAGGAAGTCCAGCGAGGGGCCACAGGCAGAAACCTGAGGAAGGGCAGTCTGGGTTCAGGGACAAGAAGGGGTCCCTGCGAGCCCTGTATCCGTTGTCTCGGGCCAGATGTCTGACCCTCCCCGCCGCGATGGCCACCCAACCTGCAGGACCATCCCTTCACTGTCTCATGACGCTGAGGGGAAGAGCTCTGCTGGGCCTGGCAGAaagggggtcaggaagaccctgcCCTCTGCCCCTATGACTCTGTGAGGGGCGTCAACATAGCCCCCAAATCTGGGGCCTCCAGCTGGAGGGGAGGGGCCTTCTTGTGGCCCTGCTCTAAGAGAAGGAAGCTGGGCCCCTGCGGTCCAGAGCAGAACTGCTAGAAGGCAGAAGGCATTTGCAGGCTGATCACTCGGCCAAGTTCCCCATTTCCCAAGTGATAAATGGGTCAGTAGACAAAGACAGGCAGTTCTCaggggaagaaatccaagctaccaAACACCTTTAAGAAAAAGTGCTCCCAATCAATAATAATTAAGAAGAATGTAAACTGAAGCCCCTCTGAAGtgcccccctcacccccatcaGGAGGTAGCAAAGacgacaaaaagaaaaatgatcaagGCTAGAGGGGTGCTGGAGAAACAGGCACACTCATGCATTGTTGTGGAGCTGTGGACTAGCCCAGCCATTCTAGATAACCTGTGGCACTAGGCCCCCAAAGCAACCAAACTGTGtgaaccctttgacccagcaaacaCCACTAGGCACATACCCCAAAGCTTTAGGGCACTTacatgggaaggaagaaaggaaagaaaggaaggatgagagaaagaaataaaaaaaacaaggaatgagggggaaaaaaggagtaagggaaaggagggaaggaagaagggagagagagaaagaaagagaaaaaaaaagaagggcagttTCAGTGAAGCCTGGGGAGCTCATCTGccctgatgctgaatgaagtgggcagaaccagaacAAACTAAGCAAGCAGAGAGACCCTGGCCCGGGCAGGGACGCCCTGGGCCCGCTGCGGGCGCCTGCCCTGAGAGATGCGAGGGCCTGGGCTCCACTCACCATGTCGGCCAACATCTTGTTCTGATGCTTCACTTCATGTCCAATCGCGATGGAGAGCTGTGAGGGGGGGAGATGCGACACCCGCCAGGGTTAGCGGGCGCTGGCCCGTACTGGGGGCccaagggagggggcaggggctgCCCTCTGCTGTTCATGGCACGACCGACTCAGCTCCAGGCTCCAGCCCCTACATCACTCCTTTGTTCTACTTAAACATATGTCCTGGGACCTCCCGGGACAAGGGAGGTCATAGGTGAgggcaaaaaaagggaaaggtccATGGTTCAATGGATGGACAAGTGCTCGAGCAAAcactacagagagagagaaagaagggaggaggagggagggagaggaggggaagtagacaagggggagaggaggaaggaggaggagggggagagggaggggggggaggggaaggaggacaaGAATGGAGGGAGATTGTAACTTCTGCAGCCTGCCCCTCAGAGTGGCCTGGCTtagcaggaggggaggggagagggttgTGCCACCCCTGCCCAGGGCTGGGGGGTCTCTGCTGCCCCTCTGGGCTCCCTGGCCTTAGGGCTCAGGTGTGGCTGGTCCTGAGCTGGGTCCCCTCACCAGCCATGGGGAGGATGCTCACCGACTTAATGGCGGTCACCTTGGTGCGCAGGCTCTCTGTCAGCCGGTCGTTCTCCTCCTCGAAGGAGCTGTAACCGCTGTTGGCATAGCTGTAGTGTCCAGGCGGCAGCCCGCCTTCACCTGGCAGAGCACGGGGAGGTGAGTTACCAGGAGGCCCTGCTGGGGTGCTGGGCGGGAGCCTGGACCAGGTCTCATCGGAGGAGAACAGACCCGGGGGTCCTCTCCTGGGCAggaccctcccccactccctctaTCTTCACAGAGGGTCTCCCTGGTCCCCAggctacctcctccaggaagcctgctCTGACTCCTCCTCGTCCTCTGCCCCTCTCGGTCTCCCCGCTCCTGAAAGAACCCTTTCCCAAGGATCCCCTTCTTCGGAGACCTCCCAGAGTTCTCCTGTCTGGAGCTTGTGGGCAGCAGCAGGAGCTGCCATCTGCCTTTCTACACAGCACCTGGCATacagcaggaacttaataaatgcttggagtCAATGAGTGCTGACTTGTGTCGCCTTCTCTAGCAGGATGCAGGCCTGAGCTGGGACCCTGGCATCCCAGGGCCTTGCCCACCTAAGAAATGGGTGCTCCTGGTGTCGCCTCTGTGCCCCCCACTCTGCTGATTAGCCAAAAGGACCCCAGATGCCCCTTTACAGAGAACCACATGCCGCCTGACCGAGTGACCTTCCCTGGGGGCAGAGCAGcgagcacttagtaggtgctttttACTGGCTAATTACGTCAGGTGGGAAGAGGGCAGAGCCCCTGGAGTTTCCAGAGTAGGGGGTGATGGGGTCAGGGCTATTCTTGAGGCAGATCCTTTTCTTTGTCTGTGGTTAGACCAAGGTGGGAACCAGGGGGCCCCAGAGGGCTCCTGAGATAAGAAGGGAGCCCTGCCAGAGTGACCAGAGGCAGGACCCGGGGATTCCCATCCCACCCATTGCCCCTGGGATCAAATGCACAGTCCTACCTTAGCCAACAAAGCCCTGGATAACCCATCAACATCTATTAGGCGCCTATGGTGTGCCAGGCATAAGGATGACTTCGGTGACGTAAGGGGATGGGGGAAACCGAGGCACCGGGGGAGTGACCCGACTCAGTTAGAgcgcccccgccccgcccccccaaggCCGCCCTCAAGCCCTGACCTCGCTCTTGGGCCTGGGAAGGCGCCCAAGCaggcccgccccctccccccggcCTCGGTTTCCTGACCTGTCAAGAAGCCCCGCCCCCctcggtttccttctctgtcGCAGGAACCCctctgtcctcccctcccccaggcctgcctcagtttccccgccCGACGCCCCACTCACCGAGGCCCGCGCGCCGCATCGTGACCCCCCAAACCCGAGGAGCCCCAAGCTTGTTTTCGTTCCCGCCACGTCAGCGCTGGAGTCTGCGCGGGGTGATGACGTCACGGCACGCGCGGCAGGCGAAACCTAACCGCCAAGGGCGGGGCCGGAGGAGGCGGGGCGCCTCGGGGAGGGGGGCGGTAATCTGGGAAATGTAGTCGGGGAAGGGGCCGCGGGGGCTTCTGGGAAGCGTCGTCCGGGAAAGGTCCAGGGCACAGCCGATAGTTCCccggggggtgggagggaggcaggcGGGCGGAGAGGATCCTCGCTGGACTCTGAGGCTGGAGACCCCACTCGGAATCACCAGCCCCATGGCCGCCCTCACCCTCGCGGGGCACATTTAGGGTTTCTTGGGGAAGGGCGGGTGGGAGGGGGTGGTGATGGTGCGTTCGTAGTTGACTCGACTGCTGAGGTCTCGTCGCGTTTACTCCCCTCACCCCCGTGTTTGTATCTCTCGTGGATTTAGAGGGCCGTGTGTTGTTACAGTGTCAGACTGTAAGCCTCTGGAGATCAGGGGCCCCTTTCCTCGGACCCCAGCACTGGCCCCGACCTGGCACGAGTGGGCTCGTGTCCAAGCTCTGCTAGGTGCGGGGAGATGCCCACCAGAGGAAAGGCCCGAGGGTCCGGGGAGGCCACGGGGCTCCCGGAGGCGGAGGAGCAGCTCGAAGTCCGAGGATGGACGGACCCCCGGGGGGACGCCGGACCACGAAGAGGGAGAACGGAAGAGGCCAGGCTCCGGACCTGTCCGTCCGCC includes:
- the BET1 gene encoding BET1 homolog, producing the protein MRRAGLGEGGLPPGHYSYANSGYSSFEEENDRLTESLRTKVTAIKSLSIAIGHEVKHQNKMLADMDSEFDSTTGFLSKTMGRLKVLSRGSQAKLPALHDAFLLLCLLLSFMDH